A stretch of the Gossypium hirsutum isolate 1008001.06 chromosome D07, Gossypium_hirsutum_v2.1, whole genome shotgun sequence genome encodes the following:
- the LOC107952772 gene encoding ascorbate transporter, chloroplastic: MAIGGLISNRSFGSFIGSGKVCQGEQAILLHKGERSGIAVLHGNKFYRKLWSQTANGFLSGYTCGRYLRSTVHLDENTLKPLSVSPNGSQLISSVSLCHCKKSHKVSPRQRSRGSFGYYSFSSPVPGGCLEPSDKDGIGKNSTSAYYKSEEYDITEAKVDSLPSPDGMNEAILVGGDMQEAVPLWQDFPKRWVIVLLCFAAFLLCNMDRVNMSIAILPMSKEFNWNSATVGLIQSSFFWGYLLTQILGGIWADKIGGKLVLGFGVVWWSVATVLTPIAARFGLPFLLIMRAFMGIGEGVAMPAMNNLLSKWIPVSERSRSLALVYSGMYLGSVIGLAFSPILINKFGWPSVFYSFGSLGSIWFALWLRKAYSSPKEDPELSIEEKKIIMGGSISKEPVTVIPWRLILSKAPVWALIISHFCHNWGTFILLTWMPTYYNQVLKFNLTESGLLCVLPWLTMAAFANIGGWIADTLVSKGLSVTIVRKIMQSIGFLGPAFFLTQLIHVKTPAMAVLCMACSQGSDAFSQSGLYSNHQDIGPRYAGVLLGLSNTAGVLAGVFGTAATGYILQRGSWNDVFKVSVLLYIIGTLVWNLFSTGEKVLD, encoded by the exons ATGGCTATCGGCGGTCTGATTTCCAACCGGAGTTTCGGTTCTTTTATCGGTTCAG GTAAAGTATGTCAAGGGGAACAAGCCATTTTGCTTCACAAGGGAGAGAGATCAGGCATTGCTGTTCTGCATGGTAACAAGTTTTACCGGAAGTTATGGAGCCAAACAGCAAATGGTTTTTTATCTGGATACACATGCGGCCGATATCTAAGGAGTACTGTTCATTTAGAtgaaaacactttgaaacctCTATCAGTTTCACCTAATGGCAGCCAACTTATTTCTTCAGTGTCATTGTGCCACTGTAAGAAGTCTCACAAAGTTTCCCCGCGACAAAGAAGTAGAGGAAGTTTTGGATACTATTCTTTTTCAAGTCCAGTGCCTGGAGGTTGCCTTGAGCCAAGTGACAAGGATGGGATAGGAAAAAACAGTACTTCTGCTTACTATAAATCTGAAGAGTATGACATAACAGAAGCAAAGGTGGACTCTTTGCCATCTCCAGATGGAATGAACGAAGCTATTCTAGTTGGAGGAGACATGCAGGAAGCAGTCCCGTTGTGGCAGGATTTTCCAAAGCGCTGGGTTATTGTGCTGCTATGTTTTGCAGCCTTCCTGTTATGCAATATGGATCGT GTTAACATGAGCATTGCTATACTCCCCATGTCGAAAGAGTTCAACTGGAACAGTGCAACAGTTGGTTTGATTCAGTCCTCCTTTTTTTGGGGATACTTGCTCACTCAG ATTCTTGGAGGCATATGGGCAGATAAAATTGGTGGGAAGTTAGTCCTGGGGTTTGGAGTTGTCTGGTGGTCAGTGGCTACTGTTTTGACACCTATTGCTGCAAGATTTGGACTGCCATTTTTGCTAATTATGCGTGCTTTTATGGGAATTGGCGAG GGTGTGGCTATGCCAGCGATGAACAACCTACTTTCAAAGTGGATTCCAGTGTCAGAGAGAAGTAGATCGCTTGCACTTGTGTACAGTGGCATGTATCTTGGTTCTGTTATTGGGCTGGCTTTCTCTCCTATCTTAATCAACAAGTTTGGGTGGCCATCTGTATTTTACTCATTTGGCTCCCTTGGAAGCATCTGGTTTGCATTATGGTTGAGAAAA GCATATAGCTCCCCAAAGGAAGACCCTGAGCTAAgtatagaagaaaagaaaataatcatGGGAGGCAGCATATCCAAGGAACCTGTAACGGTCATTCCATGGCGATTAATATTATCAAAAGCCCCTGTTTGGGCTCTCATAATTTCTCACTTCTGCCATAATTGGGGAACTTTTATTCTCTTGACATGGATGCCTACATACTATAATCAG GTTTTGAAGTTCAACCTGACTGAATCTGGACTCCTCTGTGTATTGCCATGGTTGACTATGGCTGCCTTTGCGAATATAGGAGGATGGATCGCAGACACACTAGTGAGCAAAGGTCTTTCTGTAACAATAGTTCGTAAG ATCATGCAATCGATAGGTTTTCTAGGGCCAGCTTTCTTCCTTACGCAGCTAATCCATGTCAAGACACCTGCTATGGCAGTGCTGTGCATGGCATGTAGTCAG GGATCTGATGCATTCTCTCAATCTGGTCTTTATTCCAATCACCAAGACATCGGCCCACGATATGCT GGAGTTCTATTAGGATTGTCAAACACAGCCGGAGTGCTGGCTGGTGTTTTTGGGACTGCTGCTACTGGTTACATACTCCAACGAG GTTCCTGGAATGATGTGTTTAAGGTGTCAGTTTTATTGTACATCATAGGCACGTTAGTCTGGAACTTATTTTCAACCGGAGAGAAAGTTCTCGACTAA